CTCTGGAAACGCAATTCGCGGCCGTGCTGTCGGCCATCTCTCCCGTTGACCGGTCGCTGGCCGCCCGGGGACAGGCTCATCTGGACAATTTGACCAAGCCCAAGGGCAGCCTTGGCAGGCTTGAGGACATCGCGCTGCAACTTTTTCTGGTTGGCAATGGCGAGCCCTTTTCCGCCGACCCCATGCGCATCTATACCGTGGCCGGAGATCATGGCGTGACCGAGGAGGGCGTGAGCCTGTTTCCGCAGGAGGTCACGCGGCAGATGGTGCTGAATTTCCTGAACGACGGCGCTGGCATCAACGTGCTGGCAAAGACCGTTGGCGCGCAGCTCTATGTGGTGGACGCGGGATCGTGCGGCGGTCCGTACGAGGAGCATCCCGCCCTGATTCAGGCCAAGGTTGCGCCGGGCACGGCCAATCTGGCCAAGGGACCGGCCATGACCCGCGAACAGTGCCTCAAGGCCCTGCTGCTGGGCGTGGAGCTGGCTGATCGCGCCCATGCGGACGGGGTGCGCACGCTGGGCACCGGGGACATGGGCATTTCCAACACCACGCCGTCCACGGCCCTGTACTGCGCGTATCTGGGGCTGGATCCCGAGGAAATCACCGGTCCGGGCACGGGGCTGGACAGTCGTGGCGTGGCCAACAAGGTTGCAGTCATCCGCAGGGGACTGGAGGTGAACCGGGAGGCCGTGGAGTCCGGTGATCCCGTGGAGGTTCTGGCCGCACTGGGCGGGTTGGAGATCGCGACACTGGCCGGATTGATTCTGGGCGGGGCGCGCAATCGCCAGTTCGTGTGCGTGG
Above is a window of Pseudodesulfovibrio tunisiensis DNA encoding:
- the cobT gene encoding nicotinate-nucleotide--dimethylbenzimidazole phosphoribosyltransferase is translated as METQFAAVLSAISPVDRSLAARGQAHLDNLTKPKGSLGRLEDIALQLFLVGNGEPFSADPMRIYTVAGDHGVTEEGVSLFPQEVTRQMVLNFLNDGAGINVLAKTVGAQLYVVDAGSCGGPYEEHPALIQAKVAPGTANLAKGPAMTREQCLKALLLGVELADRAHADGVRTLGTGDMGISNTTPSTALYCAYLGLDPEEITGPGTGLDSRGVANKVAVIRRGLEVNREAVESGDPVEVLAALGGLEIATLAGLILGGARNRQFVCVDGFISTAAYAAASKICPAVRDYCVLSHASAEPGYARAVKALGLEPLLHMGFRLGEGTGAACAMFLVRGAANIYNDMATFDQAGVTDGTK